The Pseudobacteroides sp. genome has a window encoding:
- the pfkB gene encoding 1-phosphofructokinase gives MITVVSLNPALDKVYFIDEFKAGSMFRVKNIIKSPGGKGINVSRVLSILGAKVYAAGFIAGDTGRWISDSLASRGIKSRFIQVDGETRTNINIIDKAGMTETEILEFGPYIKESDMDQFLTDFKTVLESTSVLVCTGGLPEGIPVEFYKILIDMAKPLGVVTILDASGDALKEGIKAGPNFIKPNTRELSQASGKSIRGKEDIINACSDILNSGVGSVIASMGADGALLVDRYSKIHAKPPKVEVVNAIGSGDSMTAGVALSIIQGYSRDDMMRFATACAVSNTQFTEIGMVCGKSVEQLMKDCTLEYL, from the coding sequence ATGATAACAGTTGTTTCTCTTAACCCTGCATTGGATAAAGTTTATTTTATTGATGAATTTAAGGCCGGGTCCATGTTCAGGGTAAAAAATATTATTAAATCGCCTGGGGGTAAGGGTATAAATGTATCCAGGGTGTTGTCCATTTTAGGAGCCAAGGTTTATGCTGCAGGTTTTATTGCAGGGGACACCGGCAGGTGGATTAGTGACAGCCTTGCAAGCCGCGGGATTAAAAGCAGGTTTATCCAGGTGGATGGTGAAACCAGAACAAACATAAATATAATTGACAAAGCAGGCATGACTGAAACAGAAATTCTGGAGTTTGGGCCATATATTAAAGAATCGGATATGGATCAATTTCTGACAGATTTTAAAACTGTATTGGAAAGTACCAGTGTATTGGTATGCACAGGCGGGCTTCCTGAAGGAATACCGGTGGAATTTTATAAAATATTAATTGACATGGCTAAACCTCTTGGGGTTGTTACAATCCTTGATGCAAGCGGTGATGCCTTAAAAGAAGGAATAAAGGCAGGACCGAATTTTATCAAGCCAAATACCAGGGAGCTTTCACAGGCTTCAGGTAAAAGCATCAGAGGAAAAGAAGATATTATAAATGCATGCAGCGATATTTTGAATTCAGGGGTTGGCTCTGTTATTGCTTCAATGGGAGCTGACGGAGCATTGCTGGTTGATAGATACTCTAAAATACATGCTAAACCACCCAAGGTAGAAGTTGTGAATGCTATTGGCTCAGGAGATTCCATGACTGCCGGTGTTGCACTAAGCATTATACAGGGGTATTCAAGGGATGATATGATGAGATTTGCAACAGCTTGTGCAGTGTCCAACACCCAATTTACGGAGATTGGAATGGTTTGTGGTAAATCTGTTGAACAGCTCATGAAAGACTGTACATTAGAATATTTATAG
- a CDS encoding diguanylate cyclase, whose amino-acid sequence MKVNLKENEEKVLVIDKDKSVTSILSNRLKSVGINVLTAADEDSAFDVIRTNRPDIILLDILMKSKSGEDLLNVLTINQLSSNIPIIILSSAIDVNSKVYGFLSGASDYIVKPFRFAEVYARIKNQLRIISMQSELEKKNRELVEKNLLLQQMTVTDGLTGLYNKRYILSRLVNDITHASKYQESISFIMVDIDHFKHINDTYGHLVGDMLLKEVAHTLKNMVRDVDIMARYGGEEFLIVVPNEDLIGTKILAERLRQKIEKTSFPIDNHQLKITISIGVKSAHINLDADSDTEVTRLIGEADLALLKAKANGRNRVEIFDGDFNIEKPKAPNSQPHSFRSSLSANLTH is encoded by the coding sequence ATGAAAGTAAACCTAAAAGAAAATGAAGAGAAGGTATTGGTAATCGATAAAGATAAATCTGTCACAAGCATATTATCAAACAGGCTAAAAAGCGTTGGTATAAATGTACTAACCGCTGCTGATGAAGATAGTGCTTTTGATGTTATCAGAACAAATAGACCTGATATTATACTTCTTGATATCCTTATGAAGTCAAAAAGTGGAGAAGATCTGTTAAACGTTCTTACAATCAATCAATTATCTTCAAATATACCCATCATTATACTTTCTTCCGCTATTGACGTCAATTCAAAGGTATATGGATTTTTATCAGGTGCCAGCGATTATATAGTTAAGCCCTTCCGTTTTGCCGAAGTTTATGCCAGAATAAAAAACCAGTTAAGAATTATATCAATGCAAAGTGAACTTGAGAAGAAGAACAGGGAACTAGTGGAAAAAAACCTGCTCCTTCAGCAAATGACGGTAACAGATGGCCTTACCGGCTTGTACAACAAAAGGTACATCTTAAGCAGGCTTGTAAACGATATTACTCATGCGTCTAAGTATCAGGAATCTATTTCATTCATAATGGTTGATATTGATCATTTCAAGCATATTAACGATACATACGGTCATTTGGTCGGAGATATGCTTTTAAAGGAAGTGGCCCACACCCTAAAGAATATGGTGAGAGATGTGGATATTATGGCTCGATATGGAGGAGAAGAATTCTTAATAGTAGTTCCAAATGAAGATCTCATCGGAACAAAGATTTTAGCGGAGAGGCTCCGGCAAAAAATAGAAAAAACATCTTTTCCTATAGACAATCATCAGTTAAAAATAACAATAAGCATTGGCGTTAAAAGTGCTCATATAAATTTGGATGCCGATTCAGACACAGAAGTCACCAGACTTATTGGAGAAGCAGACCTGGCCCTGCTTAAGGCTAAAGCTAACGGCCGTAACAGGGTAGAAATATTCGATGGGGACTTTAACATAGAAAAGCCAAAAGCTCCCAATTCACAGCCCCACAGTTTCAGGAGCAGCTTATCAGCCAATTTGACACATTGA